From Cannabis sativa cultivar Pink pepper isolate KNU-18-1 chromosome 8, ASM2916894v1, whole genome shotgun sequence, a single genomic window includes:
- the LOC133030200 gene encoding uncharacterized protein LOC133030200, with amino-acid sequence MPEFVFYSQVVHSLLLREVLQPNPKEFWAKVAGRCIRFSAEEFYLISGLDCFGDCNKLLFSQETNQLVETCFRGVKTIDHKAIEDAFLGSRWGLDESIGLKMAVLYFIQCFLLSNTPDKEVSRFVLDVVDSGRWDEYCWGRESFELTIDSFKGRIEHGIIMKNRKAEKGCQYDGWYRALGCPWVFTVWFYECCPAMVNSFCKRVSSSIPRILNWSNTIVTKNPTLRDLKGKIFDLPLEKLKIKNMRPTDEERQQLQLDGLFLDESIDERGVAKQSFEGGSSSKKSDSADIDWMKSKLEMLISNQSSLVEDFISLRCFVDFNFKSVMTVIKDIQEKVNAIHRRPSDEVFILILLFRFFYIFFLKFLYCFI; translated from the exons ATGCCTGAGTTTGTTTTTTATTCGCAAGTCGTACATAGTTTATTACTAAGGGAAGTTTTACAGCCCAATCCTAAAGAGTTTTGGGCTAAGGTTGCTGGCCGTTGCATACGGTTTAGTGCCGAAGAATTTTACCTGATTTCTGGTTTAGATTGTTTCGGTGATtgcaacaagttgttgttttcacaggaaacaaatcaattggtagaaacatgtttccgtggtgtaaaaactattgaccacaaagccatcgaggatgcttttttgggtagtcggtggggtttggatgagtctattggtttgaaaatggctgttttgtatttcattcagtgttttcttcttagcaatACTCCTGACAAAGAAGTGTCTAGGTTTGTTCTAGATGTAGTTGATAGCGGTCGGTGGGAtgagtattgttggggtagggaATCATTTGAATTGACAATTGACTCATTCAAAGGTAGGATCGAGCATGGGatcattatgaaaaatagaaaggCAGAGAAGGGATGCCAATATGATGGCTGGTATAGGGCATTGGGATGTCCTTGGGTTTTCACGGTTTGGTTTTATGAATGTTGTCCTGCAATGGTGAACTCTTTCTGTAAGAGAGTTTCATCTTCTATTCCCAGGATTCTGAACTGGAGCAACACCAtcgtcaccaaaaatccaacccTTCGAGACTTGAAGGGCAAGATTTTTGATTTACCTTTGGAGAAG TTGAAGATAAAAAACATGCGTCCTACTGATGAAGAGAGGCAGCAGCTTCAACTTGACGGTTTATTTCTCGatgaatctattgatgaacGTGGTGTAGCGAAGCAATCCTTCGAGGGTGGGTCATCTTCAAAGAAGTCTGATTCAGCAGATATTGATTGGATGAAATCTAAGCTGGAGATGCTCATTTCGAATCAATCATCATTGGTCGAGGACTTCATTTCGttgaggtgttttgttgattttaatttcaaatccgtaatgactgtaattaaggatatccaagagaaggttaatgccattcatcgtcgtccttctgatgaggtatttattcttattttattgtttaggtttttttatattttttttttaaagtttctttactgttttatttaa
- the LOC133030201 gene encoding uncharacterized protein LOC133030201: MELMSSGSQSAGDDRDFKMVTYVKGLYALNDAFADPVSTEIEAKFDAWIGEGLLKHPRHYNCYEDGAKKFTPGFRLGVDYVEDKTWFYHLATCDMFMNDSHMNTIFYYLRKKGKYSSAVTLNFATTDCLFDDSIQALYHKFNKAKSMKTKMSHIHAAHPIAHYI, from the exons ATGGAGCTTATGTCCTCAGGTTCTCAATCAGCTGGGGATGATAGGGATTTCAAAATGGTGACTTATGTGAAGGGCCTTTATGCTCTTAATGATGCTTTTGCTGATCCCGTATCTACCGAGATTGAGGCAAAATTTGACGCTTGGATTGGTGAAGGATTGCTTAAACATCCTAG gcattataattgttatgaagacggcgcaaagaaatttaccccgggttttaggctaggtgttgattatgttgaGGATAAAACTTGGTTTTATCATTTGGCAACATGCGACATGTTTATGAACGACTCG catatgaacaccatattctattaccttcggAAAAAAGGTAAGTATTCTTCCGCTGTGACGTTGAATTTCGCAACTACTGATTGTCTTTTTGATGATTCCATCCAAGCATTGTACCACAAATTTAACAAGGCCAAGTCAATGAAGACTAAGATGTCACACATTCACGCTGCCCACCCAATAGCGCATTACATCTGA
- the LOC115698577 gene encoding DNA polymerase delta small subunit isoform X1, translating into MKETMEIDSEKAFQRKQSSYNPSDEKFEIRKETYRGQQYSQIYFARLHMLRTILYSLAPNWKPHLPVRTVLGLEEGKECIVVGTLYKHMQLKPSILEEYSKERTVAPLVKVHNFMHTDDYLVLEDESGRVKLSGHALSPPVYVTGVVVALHGKAGPGDFVVEDVLEAGLPPQIETPLKSKEDKYVVFVSGLRVGSGNSNPLQFQLLVDHITGHLGDEKEQGIAAQIVQVVIAGNSFEIPRELLNGQTLASKDQSRLSEPIKELDILLTQIAAGLPVDIMPGLDDPANFSLPQQPLNRCLFPGSSAYNTFRSCTNPHCFDLDNIRFLGTSGQNIDDLEKYSEAKDKLEFMERTLKWRHLAPTAPNTLGCYPFTDMDPFLIESCPHVYFVGNQDKYDSRLITGSEGQMVRLISIPKFCETGVAVVLNMRNLESHALSLGTQLIS; encoded by the exons ATGAAAGAAACCATGGAAATCGATTCCGAGAAAGCTTTCCAGAGAAAACAATCATCTTATAACCCTTCG GATGAGAAGTTTGAGATTCGGAAAGAAACGTACAGGGGTCAACAGTATAGTCAGATTTACTTTGCTCGTCTTCATATGTTGAGGACTATTCTCTATTCCCTTGCTCCTAATTGGAAACCGCATTTACCAG TACGTACTGTTTTGGGATTAGAAGAAGGGAAGGAATGTATAGTTGTTGGGACCTTGTACAAGCACATGCAACTCAAACCTTCAATTCTAGAGGAGTACTCTAAGGAG AGAACTGTTGCCCCACTGGTCAAGGTACATAATTTTATGCACACTGATGATTACCTTGTCTTAGAAGATGAAAGTGGAAGAGTTAAGCTTAGTGGCCATGCTCTTTCGCCTCCCGTTTATGTGACAG GAGTGGTTGTTGCTTTGCATGGAAAAGCAGGTCCTGGTGATTTCGTTGTTGAAGATGTTTTGGAAGCTGGCCTACCACCCCAAATTGAGACACCGCTAAAATCAA AAGAAGACAAATATGTTGTTTTTGTATCTGGGTTGCGAGTTGGAAGTGGCAATTCTAACCCTCTCCAGTTTCAGCTTCTTGTTGATCACATAACAGGACATCTAGGAGATGAAAAG GAACAAGGTATTGCAGCGCAAATAGTTCAAGTTGTAATTGCTGGAAATTCATTTGAAATTCCTCGGGAACTTCTTAATGGACAG ACTTTGGCTTCAAAGGATCAATCAAGGTTATCTGAGCCAATCAAAGAGCTGGATATCTTGTTGACCCAG ATTGCTGCAGGTTTGCCTGTGGACATCATGCCAGGTCTTGATGACCCTGCCAACTTTTCCTTACCACAACAG CCCTTGAACAGATGTCTTTTCCCAGGATCATCAGCTTATAACACATTTAGATCTTGTACAAATCCTCACTGTTTTGACCTCGACAATATCAG ATTCCTTGGAACATCAGGTCAGAATATTGATGATCTTGAGAAGTATTCAGAAGCGAAGGATAAACTTGAGTTTATGGAAAGGACATTGAAATGGAGGCATCTGGCACCTACAGCACCTAATACTCTCG GGTGTTATCCTTTCACTGATATGGACCCCTTTTTGATTGAGAGCTGTCCTCATGTTTACTTTGTTGGTAATCAGGACAAGTATGACAGTCGCTTAATAACGG GATCTGAAGGGCAAATGGTTAGACTCATTTCCATTCCCAAATTCTGCGAGACAGGCGTTGCTGTAGTG CTAAACATGAGAAATCTCGAATCCCATGCTCTCTCTCTTGGGACTCAATTAATCTCATGA
- the LOC133030470 gene encoding uncharacterized mitochondrial protein AtMg00810-like — protein MTLILVYVDDIIITVSTRSVNSWPTLNILIGMQSKRILRYLNGTVSHGLNFKCPKDYDVTAFCDADWASDPDDQRSTSGFTIFLGPNLVAWQCKK, from the exons ATGACTCTTATACTTGTGTATGTCGATGATATAATCATCACTG TGTCAACAAGGTCTGTCAATTCATGGCCAACCCTCAACATACTCATTGGGATGCAGTCAAAAAGAATACTGAGATATCTCAATGGTACAGTTTCACATGGTTTGAACTTCAAATGTCCCAAAGATTATGATGTCACTGCCTtttgtgatgctgattgggctaGTGATCCAGATGATCAAAGATCAACATCAGGCTTTACCATTTTTCTTGGTCCTAATCTGGTTGCTTGGCAATGCAAGAAATAA
- the LOC115701251 gene encoding probable protein phosphatase 2C 43 isoform X2: MLSKKLLFYSTVGCYVVLCFITGIARERSTISEDVIRGAFNATEEGFISVVRRSFSLRPIIAAMGSCCLVGIIWNGKLLIANVGDSRAVLGSVGESNKVVAEQLTVDHNASSEDVRNELRSLHSDDASIVVKREGVWRIKGIIQVSRSIGDAYLKRREFSLNIPRFRLTEPLRRPVLTAEPSLYTRVLHNNDKFLIFASDGLWEHLSNQEAAAIVHNNPRAGIAKRLLKAALMEAARKVRITYDDVKQCKAGERRQIHDDISVVVMFLDHVTGQNGSVPELSFKGFNNNIVASNFDLEGIT; encoded by the exons ATGTTGTCAAAAAAACTGTTGTTTTACTCAACTGTTGGATGTTATGTTGTGTTGTGTTTTATTACAGGGATTGCTCGAGAAAGAAGCACCATTTCTGAAGATGTTATTAGAGGTGCCTTTAATGCTACTGAAGAAGGGTTTATCTCTGTTGTGCGGAGGTCGTTTTCTCTAAGACCAATAATTGCGGCAATGGGATCTTGTTGTCTGGTTGGAATTATCTGGAATGGTAAATTGTTGATTGCCAATGTAGGCGACTCGCGAGCTGTGCTTGGTTCTGTAGGTGAATCGAATAAAGTAGTTGCTGAGCAGTTGACTGTGGATCATAATGCAAGCAGTGAGGATGTTAGAAATGAACTCCGGTCTTTGCATTCTGATGATGCCAGCATAGTGGTTAAGAGAGAGGGAGTTTGGCGAATCAAAGGCATTATTCAG GTATCTAGATCCATAGGTGATGCATACTTGAAGAGGAGAGAGTTTTCACTCAATATTCCGAGATTTCGACTTACTGAACCACTCCGCCGTCCTGTACTAACAGCAGAACCATCATTGTACACTAGAGTTCTGCATAACAATGACAAGTTTTTGATCTTCGCTTCCGATGGGCTTTGGGAACACTTAAGCAATCAAGAAGCTGCTGCAATTGTGCATAATAACCCTCGAGCA GGTATAGCAAAACGACTCCTGAAAGCTGCTTTAATGGAGGCAGCTAGGAAAGTGAGGATTACATACGATGATGTTAAGCAATGTAAAGCGGGAGAGCGGCGGCAAATTCATGATGACATATCTGTGGTGGTGATGTTTCTGGATCATGTGACGGGGCAAAATGGCTCTGTACCTGAGTTGTCATTCAAAGGCTTTAACAACAATATTGTAGCATCAAATTTTGATCTTGAAGGAATCACGTGA
- the LOC115701167 gene encoding probable plastid-lipid-associated protein 13, chloroplastic, whose protein sequence is MASLQGSLSALSAIRSSGCSSSSISSATTSLPMFPDTDRRSSSFAGRRSRRKLTCTAMVQQAVQGGAPAAYAKEMERLSAKESLLLAFKDSGGFEALVSGKTSDFQRIDVNERITGLERLNPTPRPTTSPFLEGRWSFEWFGSGSPGLFAAKFIFERFPSNLANLSKMDMAIKDGYARVTANMRVLNSIETKFTLSTKLTVEGPLRMREEYAEGVFETPKVIEETVPEQLKGALGQAANTLQQLPIPVRDAFTGGLRVPLNGTFQRLFMISYLDDEILIIRDTSGIPEVLTRSDAPSSPLADTMTEYES, encoded by the exons ATGGCATCCTTACAAGGTTCTCTATCCGCGCTCTCTGCAATCCGTTCCTCTGGTTGTTCCTCTTCTTCCATCTCATCAGCCACAACTTCCCTCCCCATGTTTCCCGACACCGATCGGAGAAGCTCCTCCTTCGCCGGCCGCCGATCCCGACGGAAATTGACTTGCACGGCAATGGTCCAGCAAGCTGTACAAGGAGGAGCTCCAGCTGCTTATGCCAAAGAAATGGAGAGACTATCCGCTAAAGAGTCCCTTCTTCTCGCA TTTAAGGATTCTGGGGGTTTTGAGGCTTTAGTATCTGGAAAGACGAGTGATTTTCAGAGAATTGATGTGAATGAAAGAATTACCGGCCTTGAGCGGCTTAATCCGACGCCTCGTCCAACGAC GTCGCCATTCTTGGAGGGTCGCTGGAGTTTCGAATGGTTTGGATCTGGAAGCCCGGGATTATTTGCTGCCAAATTCATATTTGA GAGATTTCCCTCAAATTTGGCTAACTTGTCGAAAATGGATATGGCAATCAAGGATGGCTATGCAAGAGTTACGGCAAACATGAGAGTTTTGAACTCG ATAGAAACCAAGTTTACTCTGTCAACCAAATTGACTGTTGAAGGACCACTTCGAATGAGAGAGGAATACGCAGAAGGGGTTTTTGAGACACCAAAGGTTATTGAAGAAACAGTGCCAGAACAGCTAAAAGGTGCACTTGGTCAGGCAGCAAACACCCTACAGCAACTTCCTATACCTGTTAGGGATGCTTTCACGGGTGGTCTGAGAGTTCCTTTGA ATGGAACTTTCCAGAGACTATTCATGATCTCCTATCTTGATGATGAGATACTT ATAATAAGGGATACTAGTGGAATTCCTGAGGTTCTCACAAGGTCAGATGCACCCTCATCACCCTTGGCTGATACCATGACTGAATATGAGAGCTAG
- the LOC115701251 gene encoding probable protein phosphatase 2C 43 isoform X1 yields MLSRLGNLASACWKPLRYARMKKDDGGDSEDSLLWYRDLDQHSFGEFSFAVVQANSVLEDYSQVEIGRDATFVGIYDGHGGPEAARYVRDNLFNDLIRIARERSTISEDVIRGAFNATEEGFISVVRRSFSLRPIIAAMGSCCLVGIIWNGKLLIANVGDSRAVLGSVGESNKVVAEQLTVDHNASSEDVRNELRSLHSDDASIVVKREGVWRIKGIIQVSRSIGDAYLKRREFSLNIPRFRLTEPLRRPVLTAEPSLYTRVLHNNDKFLIFASDGLWEHLSNQEAAAIVHNNPRAGIAKRLLKAALMEAARKVRITYDDVKQCKAGERRQIHDDISVVVMFLDHVTGQNGSVPELSFKGFNNNIVASNFDLEGIT; encoded by the exons ATGTTGTCGAGGTTGGGAAACCTAGCGTCCGCGTGTTGGAAACCACTGAGGTATGCCCGTATGAAGAAGGATGATGGAGGAGATTCTGAGGACTCGCTCCTATGGTACAGAGACCTCGATCAGCACTCCTTTGGTGAATTCTCTTTTGCTGTGGTTCAAGCAAACAGCGTGCTTGAAGATTATAGCCAAGTCGAGATTGGCCGGGACGCTACTTTTGTGGGTATCTACGATGGCCATGGCGGCCCTGAAGCTGCGCGTTACGTCAGGGATAACCTTTTTAATGACCTAATAA GGATTGCTCGAGAAAGAAGCACCATTTCTGAAGATGTTATTAGAGGTGCCTTTAATGCTACTGAAGAAGGGTTTATCTCTGTTGTGCGGAGGTCGTTTTCTCTAAGACCAATAATTGCGGCAATGGGATCTTGTTGTCTGGTTGGAATTATCTGGAATGGTAAATTGTTGATTGCCAATGTAGGCGACTCGCGAGCTGTGCTTGGTTCTGTAGGTGAATCGAATAAAGTAGTTGCTGAGCAGTTGACTGTGGATCATAATGCAAGCAGTGAGGATGTTAGAAATGAACTCCGGTCTTTGCATTCTGATGATGCCAGCATAGTGGTTAAGAGAGAGGGAGTTTGGCGAATCAAAGGCATTATTCAG GTATCTAGATCCATAGGTGATGCATACTTGAAGAGGAGAGAGTTTTCACTCAATATTCCGAGATTTCGACTTACTGAACCACTCCGCCGTCCTGTACTAACAGCAGAACCATCATTGTACACTAGAGTTCTGCATAACAATGACAAGTTTTTGATCTTCGCTTCCGATGGGCTTTGGGAACACTTAAGCAATCAAGAAGCTGCTGCAATTGTGCATAATAACCCTCGAGCA GGTATAGCAAAACGACTCCTGAAAGCTGCTTTAATGGAGGCAGCTAGGAAAGTGAGGATTACATACGATGATGTTAAGCAATGTAAAGCGGGAGAGCGGCGGCAAATTCATGATGACATATCTGTGGTGGTGATGTTTCTGGATCATGTGACGGGGCAAAATGGCTCTGTACCTGAGTTGTCATTCAAAGGCTTTAACAACAATATTGTAGCATCAAATTTTGATCTTGAAGGAATCACGTGA
- the LOC115698848 gene encoding uncharacterized protein LOC115698848 gives MDSDNSKVQHVTKKSSDELLRKFADDDESPAKSKELVRAKRRRKSREGKENDDCESPSSNGQTSKLGERRSLLPSPAPARKSAVLRQLGINGRVRLKGRDIRHKSLFGTIEKTWRRTIEGASKVFMEKHYNRHKRLINDIV, from the exons aTGGATTCCGATAACAGTAAAGTTCAACATGTGACAAAGAAGTCATCAGATGAGCTGCTCAGAAAGTTTGCCGATGATGATGAATCTCCGGCGAAGAGCAAAGAGCTTGTTCGGGCAAAACGACGACGTAAGAGCCGAGAAGGTAAAGAGAACGATGACTGTGAGAGCCCATCATCAAATGGGCAAACCTCCAAATTGGGAGAGAGAAGGTCCCTGCTTCCGTCTCCGGCGCCGGCGAGGAAGTCGGCTGTATTGAGGCAGCTCGGGATTAATGGCAGGGTACGACTCAAGGGAAGGGACATTAGGCATAAGTCCCTATTTGGAACCATTGAAAAG ACATGGAGAAGGACCATAGAAGGAGCGTCCAAGGTCTTTATGGAGAAGCATTACAATCGTCACAAGCGTCTCATAAACGACATCGTTTAA
- the LOC115698577 gene encoding DNA polymerase delta small subunit isoform X2 encodes MQLKPSILEEYSKERTVAPLVKVHNFMHTDDYLVLEDESGRVKLSGHALSPPVYVTGVVVALHGKAGPGDFVVEDVLEAGLPPQIETPLKSKEDKYVVFVSGLRVGSGNSNPLQFQLLVDHITGHLGDEKEQGIAAQIVQVVIAGNSFEIPRELLNGQTLASKDQSRLSEPIKELDILLTQIAAGLPVDIMPGLDDPANFSLPQQPLNRCLFPGSSAYNTFRSCTNPHCFDLDNIRFLGTSGQNIDDLEKYSEAKDKLEFMERTLKWRHLAPTAPNTLGCYPFTDMDPFLIESCPHVYFVGNQDKYDSRLITGSEGQMVRLISIPKFCETGVAVVLNMRNLESHALSLGTQLIS; translated from the exons ATGCAACTCAAACCTTCAATTCTAGAGGAGTACTCTAAGGAG AGAACTGTTGCCCCACTGGTCAAGGTACATAATTTTATGCACACTGATGATTACCTTGTCTTAGAAGATGAAAGTGGAAGAGTTAAGCTTAGTGGCCATGCTCTTTCGCCTCCCGTTTATGTGACAG GAGTGGTTGTTGCTTTGCATGGAAAAGCAGGTCCTGGTGATTTCGTTGTTGAAGATGTTTTGGAAGCTGGCCTACCACCCCAAATTGAGACACCGCTAAAATCAA AAGAAGACAAATATGTTGTTTTTGTATCTGGGTTGCGAGTTGGAAGTGGCAATTCTAACCCTCTCCAGTTTCAGCTTCTTGTTGATCACATAACAGGACATCTAGGAGATGAAAAG GAACAAGGTATTGCAGCGCAAATAGTTCAAGTTGTAATTGCTGGAAATTCATTTGAAATTCCTCGGGAACTTCTTAATGGACAG ACTTTGGCTTCAAAGGATCAATCAAGGTTATCTGAGCCAATCAAAGAGCTGGATATCTTGTTGACCCAG ATTGCTGCAGGTTTGCCTGTGGACATCATGCCAGGTCTTGATGACCCTGCCAACTTTTCCTTACCACAACAG CCCTTGAACAGATGTCTTTTCCCAGGATCATCAGCTTATAACACATTTAGATCTTGTACAAATCCTCACTGTTTTGACCTCGACAATATCAG ATTCCTTGGAACATCAGGTCAGAATATTGATGATCTTGAGAAGTATTCAGAAGCGAAGGATAAACTTGAGTTTATGGAAAGGACATTGAAATGGAGGCATCTGGCACCTACAGCACCTAATACTCTCG GGTGTTATCCTTTCACTGATATGGACCCCTTTTTGATTGAGAGCTGTCCTCATGTTTACTTTGTTGGTAATCAGGACAAGTATGACAGTCGCTTAATAACGG GATCTGAAGGGCAAATGGTTAGACTCATTTCCATTCCCAAATTCTGCGAGACAGGCGTTGCTGTAGTG CTAAACATGAGAAATCTCGAATCCCATGCTCTCTCTCTTGGGACTCAATTAATCTCATGA